Proteins found in one Asterias rubens chromosome 12, eAstRub1.3, whole genome shotgun sequence genomic segment:
- the LOC117297709 gene encoding uncharacterized protein LOC117297709 translates to MSQSRSNDSSSEVCFPKQSSAKSIRSSRSHGSSRTQSTSASARSAKMELARQEAELKVKLEFAEKEKFLKLRELEEEKQFEVEKIERELRREKFEMERQLAENRAAADVFTQFEEAASCRSELIDVPVDTSHNLRKFLDAENADPVPASESPAPVPNISLNPFAEPFDTIQQFPNHDATLVTNSSPIQHHTPQDGWTKIASSLERVITQLAEKSIQQGEVNKRLAVSSQLPKINVPVFVGEPLHYPLWQNAFNALIDSKPLDVDTKLNYLNQYVAGKPRQVVEHYMLIGTEEAYQKARDVLADRYGNTSVISCAFTTKLENTSHCTKVCASPHQNGEGDHCMIIPVIVRTKNNPSKESIEYAVLDDQSNSCFVSESLCDRLDVQGPETQLLLTTMQERNACITSNRILGLEVLDIAREHAVDLPVCFKRDEIPAKCSQIPKPDVVMQWRHLEPIAQKLMPYDPTYPHFVYGTKVKEVFDAEKVLRVLESDFQMSTKHKPYSVEDANFIRILETGITKKPDGHYEMPLPLKQHVSLPYNRALAEKRWQQLTARFKKRPKFFDDYCVFMKDVIQNCAEQVPTERLEVRDGKVNYVPHTGVYHPKKPDKIRVVFDCSAQYKGVSLNDHLMQGPDLMNGLVGILCRFRQEEVAIMTDIKGMFHQFFVSEDNRDLLRFLWWKDGDPNNKVVDYRMKVHLFGAVSSPGCANFGLKRAADDGEEEFGKQSANFIRNDFYVDDGLKSVATVKEAIDLIQASKSLCASAGLKLHKILSNKKEVLESVPADERTTGVKDLDLHVDPLPLERVLGVTWCVESDTFQFRIELRDRPFTRRGILSAVSSIYDPNGYVAPVTLKGKQILQQMCRDKLGWDNPIPESLRPQWEKWRLECVHLEHLKIQRSFKPENFGSIMDAELHHFSDASEEGYGQCSYLRLVNETGNVHCSFVMGKARVTPLKHVTIPRLELAAATMSAKTSEFLRAELSYQNMKEFFWTDSKIVLGYVTNESKRFHVYVSNRVQQIRNATDPSSWQYVDTQCNPADEASRGLTAEQLVNKSSWLTGLEFLHQGGAHKSPQVEMPKLDETDPEVKKAVVYATHVLDANNKFPDHFEKSRFDRFSSWHRAKKAVAICLKFKTRLHQRNPQGLSKVVDIHPSPRVIIQVSEMKKAEIEILKKVQYEHFKNEVEILQQLGTRGEFTTRELARKRNQSLKATSSLFRLDPFLDDAGLIRVGGRIERANVSSELKHPVILPRKDHITELVIRHHHEKVHHMDRCTTHNEMRQRGYWVIGGSAAVSSYIASCVTCRKLRRPLQKQKMAELPEDRLQPAPPFSYCAVDYFGPFYIRERRSEVKRWGALFTCMASRSVHLETANSLTASSFINALSRFQSRRGPIRQLRCDQGTTFVGARNELKDALADMDQNRVREYLLESDCEWIPFKMNTPHSSHMGGVWERQIGTVRSILSSLFLKSGSQLDDEAFRTLMTEIECIINSRPLTTVNLCSPDAPEPLTPNHLLTMKPKVVLPPPGRFQKEDVYSHKWWKRVQYLANEFWVRWRKEFLHNLQERKKWTKPERNIQKGDVVISKETDTTRNQWPLARVIDTYPSKDDKVRTVKLLMADGERDSQGRRKRPPSILDRPIHKLVLLVPTQDKCLLQKTRDVPDEEPTWTTTLTK, encoded by the exons ATGTCACAGTCACGTTCAAATGACTCATCATCGGAGGTGTGTTTTCCGAAACAATCAAGTGCAAAGTCAATCAGATCATCACGATCACATGGAAGTTCCCGTACACAATCAACATCAGCCTCGGCTAGGTCTGCAAAGATGGAGCTCGCTAGACAGGAAGCCGAACTCAAAGTTAAGCTTGAATTCgcagaaaaagaaaagtttCTGAAGCTTCGTGAGCTGGAAGAAGAAAAGCAGTTTGAAGTGGAGAAAATAGAGCGTGAGTTGAGGAGGGAGAAATTTGAAATGGAGAGGCAACTGGCAGAGAACCGTGCTGCTGCAGATGTTTTCACTCAATTTGAAGAAGCTGCATCTTGCCGATCTGAGCTTATTGATGTGCCGGTTGATACCAGTCATAATCTGAGGAAGTTCCTCGACGCAGAGAATGCTGACCCCGTTCCTGCAAGTGAAAGCCCAGCACCAGTTCCGAACATTTCACTGAACCCCTTTGCAGAGCCCTTCGACACGATTCAACAATTCCCTAATCATGATGCGACGTTAGTCACCAACAGCTCACCAATCCAACATCACACTCCACAGGATGGGTGGACCAAGATAGCCTCGTCACTTGAGAGAGTAATTACCCAGCTAGCTGAGAAGAGTATCCAGCAAGGTGAAGTAAACAAGCGACTTGCGGTCTCAAGCCAACttccaaaaattaatgttccTGTGTTCGTGGGAGAGCCACTTCACTATCCACTATGGCAGAACGCCTTCAACGCCCTCATCGACTCAAAGCCACTAGACGTGGACACCAAGCTAAATTATTTGAACCAGTACGTAGCGGGAAAACCGAGACAAGTCGTCGAGCACTACATGCTGATTGGAACCGAGGAGGCGTATCAAAAGGCTAGAGATGTGCTTGCCGATAGATATGGCAACACAAGTGTCATCAGTTGTGCTTTCACGACAAAGTTGGAGAA TACGTCACATTGCACAAAAGTTTGTGCCAGTCCCCATCAGAATGGTGAAGGTGACCACTGCATGATCATCCCGGTGATAGTTCGAACCAAGAACAACCCAAGTAAAGAGTCCATAGAGTACGCAGTTCTTGATGATCAGTCCAATAGCTGTTTCGTGAGCGAGAGTCTTTGTGATCGTCTTGATGTTCAAGGGCCAGAGACTCAGCTTCTTCTGACGACGATGCAAGAGCGAAACGCATGCATCACAAGCAACCGAATCCTCGGTTTAGAAGTTCTTGACATCGCCAGAGAACATGCTGTTGACCTCCCTGTCTGTTTCAAGCGTGACGAAATCCCTGCCAAATGTTCCCAAATTCCTAAGCCTGATGTAGTCATGCAGTGGCGCCATCTTGAGCCTATAGCCCAGAAACTGATGCCGTATGATCCAA CTTACCCTCACTTTGTGTATGGCACAAAAGTCAAAGAAGTGTTTGATGCTGAGAAAGTTCTGCGAGTACTGGAGTCAGATTTCCAGATGAGCACCAAACACAAGCCATACTCAGTGGAAGATGCGAACTTCATTAGAATTCTCGAGACTGGAATCACAAAGAAACCGGATGGCCACTACGAGATGCCTCTACCCCTGAAACAACATGTGTCCCTTCCCTACAACAGAGCGCTAGCTGAGAAACGATGGCAGCAGCTAACAGCAAGATTCAAGAAACGACCGAAGTTCTTTGACGATTACTGTGTTTTCATGAAGGACGTCATTCAAAATTGTGCTGAGCAAGTCCCTACTGAACGTCTTGAGGTTCGAGACGGCAAGGTGAACTACGTTCCTCATACAGGTGTGTACCACCCTAAGAAACCAGACAAAATCCGTGTAGTTTTTGATTGTTCTGCTCAGTATAAGGGAGTTTCCCTCAATGACCACTTGATGCAAGGTCCTGACTTGATGAACGGCTTGGTGGGCATCTTGTGTAGATTCCGCCAGGAAGAAGTAGCCATCATGACTGACATCAAAGGAATGTTCCATCAGTTCTTCGTATCCGAAGATAATCGAGATCTCCTTCGATTCCTGTGGTGGAAAGATGGTGACCCAAATAACAAGGTTGTAGACTACCGGATGAAAGTTCATCTGTTTGGTGCAGTCAGTTCCCCTGGTTGTGCAAACTTTGGTCTCAAGCGAGCAGCCGATGATGGTGAAGAAGAGTTTGGGAAGCAGTCTGCCAACTTCATCAGAAACGACTTCTATGTTGACGACGGCCTGAAGTCAGTAGCCACAGTGAAGGAAGCAATCGACCTGATCCAAGCCAGCAAAAGTCTATGTGCAAGTGCAGGGTTGAAGCTGCACAAAATTCTGTCCAATAAGAAGGAAGTGCTTGAATCTGTTCCCGCTGATGAAAGAACAACTGGAGTTAAAGATCTTGATCTTCATGTAGATCCACTCCCTCTAGAGCGAGTACTTGGAGTCACATGGTGCGTTGAAAGCGATACTTTCCAGTTTCGTATAGAATTACGAGATCGCCCCTTCACTCGTCGTGGTATTCTTTCGGCAGTCAGCTCGATCTACGACCCCAATGGCTATGTAGCACCCGTGACATTGAAGGGTAAGCAGATTCTTCAGCAGATGTGCCGTGATAAGCTTGGATGGGATAACCCAATCCCAGAGAGTCTTCGTCCGCAGTGGGAGAAATGGCGTCTTGAGTGTGTTCACCTTGAACACTTGAAGATACAACGATCCTTCAAGCCAGAAAACTTTGGTAGTATCATGGATGCCGAACTTCATCACTTCTCCGATGCTAGCGAGGAAGGATACGGCCAATGTTCCTATCTCCGTCTTGTGAATGAAACTGGAAACGTTCATTGCTCCTTCGTCATGGGAAAAGCAAGGGTGACCCCACTGAAGCATGTGACCATCCCAAGACTGGAATTGGCTGCAGCAACCATGTCTGCAaaaacaagtgagtttttacgAGCCGAGCTTTCTTATCAGAACATGAAGGAGTTCTTCTGGACTGATAGCAAAATTGTTCTGGGATATGTGACCAATGAATCCAAGAGGTTCCACGTGTATGTTTCAAACCGTGTACAGCAAATTCGCAACGCAACCGACCCAAGTTCCTGGCAGTACGTTGACACACAATGCAATCCTGCCGATGAAGCTTCCCGTGGTTTGACTGCTGAACAGTTGGTGAATAAATCTAGTTGGTTGACTGGACTGGAGTTTCTTCATCAAGGCGGTGCCCACAAAAGCCCACAAGTAGAAATGCCAAAGCTCGATGAGACAGATCCCGAGGTGAAGAAAGCTGTAGTCTACGCGACCCATGTTTTGGATGCAAACAACAAGTTCCCTGACCATTTTGAGAAGTCACGATTTGATCGGTTCTCCAGTTGGCATCGTGCAAAGAAGGCTGTTGCTATATGTCTGAAGTTCAAGACGAGGCTTCACCAAAGAAATCCCCAAGGTTTGTCTAAGGTGGTTGACATTCATCCATCACCGAGAGTAATCATCCAGGTGTCTGAGATGAAGAAAGCAGAGATAGAAATTCTCAAAAAAGTCCAGTATGAGCACTTCAAGAATGAAGTTGAAATTCTCCAACAGCTCGGAACAAGAGGAGAGTTCACAACGAGAGAGTTAGCTCGGAAACGTAACCAGAGTCTCAAAGCGACTAGTTCTCTCTTCAGACTTGACCCATTCCTTGACGATGCTGGTTTGATTCGAGTAGGTGGACGGATTGAAAGAGCCAATGTGTCATCAGAGTTGAAACATCCAGTCATCTTGCCTCGCAAAGATCACATCACTGAGTTAGTGATAAGGCATCACCATGAGAAAGTGCATCACATGGATAGATGTACTACACACAACGAGATGCGCCAGAGAGGGTACTGGGTAATCGGCGGATCAGCAGCAGTTTCAAGCTACATCGCTTCATGTGTAACATGTCGAAAGCTCCGTAGACCTCTGCAGAAGCAGAAAATGGCTGAGTTACCAGAGGACCGACTTCAACCTGCGCCCCCGTTTTCGTACTGTGCTGTGGACTATTTTGGTCCATTCTACATCAGGGAGAGACGAAGCGAAGTGAAACGCTGGGGTGCACTGTTTACCTGTATGGCGTCCCGAAGTGTCCATCTAGAAACAGCGAATTCCCTTACTGCTAGCTCCTTCATCAACGCCCTGAGTAGATTTCAAAGCCGAAGAGGGCCCATCCGTCAGTTGCGCTGTGATCAAGGAACTACCTTCGTTGGTGCCCGTAATGAATTGAAGGATGCACTAGCAGACATGGACCAAAACAGAGTAAGAGAGTACCTCCTGGAGTCTGACTGTGAATGGATCCCCTTCAAAATGAACACTCCGCACTCGAGCCACATGGGTGGTGTATGGGAGCGGCAGATAGGCACGGTACGTAGTATACTTTCATCTCTTTTCCTGAAGTCTGGAAGTCAGCTGGACGATGAAGCCTTCCGAACCCTTATGACCGAGATAGAATGCATCATTAACTCAAGGCCTCTCACGACTGTCAATCTGTGTTCTCCAGACGCCCCCGAACCGCTAACTCCAAATCACTTGCTAACCATGAAGCCCAAGGTTGTACTGCCCCCGCCGGGAAGATTCCAGAAGGAAGACGTGTACTCGCACAAGTGGTGGAAAAGAGTACAGTATCTGGCTAACGAGTTCTGGGTGAGATGGAGGAAAGAGTTTTTGCACAACCTACAGGAACGCAAGAAGTGGACCAAGCCCGAGCGGAACATCCAGAAAGGAGACGTTGTCATATCCAAGGAGACCGACACAACCCGTAACCAGTGGCCCCTTGCTCGAGTGATCGATACTTATCCTAGTAAAGACGACAAGGTGAGGACCGTCAAGCTGTTGATGGCAGATGGTGAACGAGACAGCCAGGGAAGGCGTAAGCGCCCTCCATCTATCCTCGATAGACCAATACACAAGTTGGTACTCTTGGTTCCTACCCAGGACAAATGTCTACTTCAGAAGACCAGAGACGTCCCCGACGAAGAGCCAACATGGACCACTACCTTGACTAAGTGA
- the LOC117297596 gene encoding eukaryotic translation initiation factor 2D-like — MFRKAFHTRSNIAIRGSDRRKLRSTICEQFPRLDADQVAELTPNKDDMTVMKIITHADCIVYVYCLTGTPVFFQIEKQLYPTVYTLWKHPDLLPSLSTWPPVLDKISGGADLMLPGVVPQNGGLPQLSKGQLCAVALVGNQAAVAIGRASMATVDMVANGMKGRGVQVIHCFKDMLWSIGDKSPLPELPLPNLEVDTQDGNSTNPSSSPEPGNPLPDAGQDEKGLHLDGLSLEDASAGIAGDDVRVGEMEEGEEEDPISASDRMDKLLYQCTLHCLKSSVKSTDLPLLTSNFYRSHIVPCCPEDQTLDMKKTSFKKLSKFLQMLQGQGLLKVKEEKKGIDFIVSVDKDHPDLRSFIVPTSTSETQDPRDSKNQPAASGGGSFEVKLLCGVSGDMLPVLRSSGYSKGDWMTHETLRDAVTNYIRLNDLVDKADAKFVYLDGTLHDALINRSEGYVDKLRWDQLFSRCNGKMTSGYEVLVGGQRSSNPKSVRKGKLQPIQLKIEKKSGNKNVTVIQNLEFYGIEPKEFAHRLQVGVAASSSISQMPGQGSGSQVIIQGKQIRFIETLLTDHYKIPKKHIQGLELAAKTGKKKR; from the exons GCGCAAGCTTCGCAGCACAATCTGTGAGCAGTTTCCAAGGTTGGACGCAGATCAAGTTGCCGAACTCACGCCCAACAAAGATGATATGACTGTCATGAAGATTATTACCCATGCAGATTGTATTGTGTATGTATACTGCTTGACGGGGACACCTGTGTTTTTCCAGATTGAGAAACAGCTTTATCCAACAG TTTACACACTGTGGAAGCACCCAGATCTACTTCCCAGTCTATCAACATGGCCGCCAGTCCTGGACAAGATATCTGGAGGAGCAG ACTTAATGCTACCAGGCGTTGTACCACAGAATGGAGGTTTACCACAACTCAGCAAAGGGCAGCTGTGTGCCGTTGCCCTTGTTGGAAATCAAGCCGCTGTTGCTATAGGCCGCGCCTCCATGGCAACCGTTGATATGGTAGCCAATGGAATGAAAGGGAGAGGTGTTCAGGTCATCCATTGTTTTAAAGATATGCTTTG GTCCATTGGAGATAAATCACCATTGCCTGAACTTCCTCTGCCTAACTTAGAAGTTGATACCCAAGACGGTAACTCCACCAACCCATCATCATCTCCTGAGCCGGGGAATCCTCTTCCTGATGCTGGTCAGGATGAGAAGGGACTTCATCTTGATGGACTGAGTCTTGAAGATGCTTCAGCCGGGATTGCAGGTGATGATGTCAGAGTTGGGGAGAtggaagaaggagaagaagaagatcCAATATCTGCATCAG ATCGGATGGATAAGCTGTTATACCAATGCACTTTGCATTGTCTCAAATCGTCTGTCAAGTCCACTGATTTACCCCTCCTTACAAGCAACTTCTATAGGTCACATATTGTACCCTGCTG TCCAGAGGACCAGACGCTGGACATGAAGAAGACAAGCTTCAAGAAGCTGTCTAAGTTCCTTCAAATGCTGCAAGGTCAAGGGTTACTCAAGGTCAAAGAGGAGAAGAAAGGAATTGACTTCATCGTGTCTGTGGACAAAGACCATCCAGA CCTGCGCTCATTCATTGTGCCAACATCAACCAGTGAAACACAGGACCCTAGGGACAGTAAGAATCAACCTGCTGCGTCTGGTGGTGGTTCATTCGAGGTCAAACTTCTATGTGGTGTCTCTGGTGATATGCTGCCAGTACTACGCTCATCGGGGTACAG CAAAGGTGATTGGATGACCCATGAAACCTTGAGAGATGCTGTGACTAACTACATCAGACTCAATGACCTTGTTGATAAAGCTGATGCCAA GTTTGTCTATTTAGACGGCACATTGCACGATGCTCTCATCAACCGATCTGAAGGCTATGTGGACAAGCTAAGATGGGATCAGTTATTTAGCAG GTGTAATGGGAAAATGACATCTGGCTATGAGGTCTTAGttggaggtcaaaggtcatcaaATCCAAAAAGTGTAAGAAAGGGAAAATTGCAGCCAATCCAGCTCAAGATTGAGAAAAAATCTGGCAATAAGAAT GTTACAGTCATACAAAACCTGGAGTTTTATGGCATAGAGCCCAAGGAGTTTGCACACCGACTTCAAGTAGGTGTGGCAGCCAGTAGCTCCATCAGTCAGATGCCAGGTCAAGGGTCAGGGTCGCAGGTCATCATACAAGGGAAACAGATTCGGTTCATTGAGACGCTACTAACAG ATCATTACAAGATCCCAAAGAAACACATCCAAGGTTTAGAGCTTGCCGCCAAAACAGGAAAAAAGAAAAGGTGA
- the LOC117298007 gene encoding kelch-like protein 30 gives MSSKASCDQSLGVVNSMPDALHQDSSANRIHHNAHPAILLEGLNTLRNEESLTDISLVTEDGQQIACHRVVLAASIPYFKAMFTSGMQETKSQQVRMQGIAGSTLRLIVNYCYTGSFIITENNVEEVANASNILQFESLEEECARFLGSRLNATNSLETEMVGQRLFNRQLSSQAHDYSVGNFTDVTFSQEFLEFSEEQVDDFISENLYIDLEEEVYYAVMRWVKHDWENRNSYLSTLFTKVFFELMDNNFLLEIAAQEALLHVREAEDCLKIVKKALSFHKAHADSMFLPNSQSHLSAKVHTMRNFSEVMILIGEFRNQAEGLNPKSSNLLLYNPKSCKWEELPQSPFDGSWEFSTSATNINNDVLVLTSRHRAWLYITCEKKWSLLTNRMEHRNGECLVTHENQAFVLGGMTPVAGTVMTSVQYFQAVTKQWLDVSPMISGLTRTSAVDCLDKIYIIGSTGSRLISEMFCYSFHSDEWVKCLPLSQRLINPKMVAVKGCLYVLGHLDDFTMAMLKYDVIAATWSNTEAPLVARKGASVSVCNNKIYLFGGKVESNDYQQAYEFTIECYNPETEIWSIHDTSPWLLNGEQTVTVLNPSFPPALHFGPKKH, from the exons ATGTCCAGTAAAGCTTCATGCGATCAAAGCCTAGGTGTTGTCAATTCCATGCCTGACGCTCTGCATCAAGACTCATCTGCCAATCGTATACATCACAATGCCCATCCTGCTATACTCTTGGAGGGGTTGAACACACTACGCAATGAGGAGAGCTTAACGGATATATCCCTTGTGACTGAGGATGGGCAACAGATTGCCTGTCACCGTGTGGTTCTTGCTGCTTCTATCCCCTACTTCAAGGCCATGTTTACCAGCGGCATGCAAGAGACCAAATCCCAGCAAGTTCGCATGCAAGGTATCGCTGGGTCTACTCTGAGGTTAATTGTTAACTACTGCTACACAGGCTCCTTCATTATCACAGAAAATAACGTGGAAGAAGTTGCAAATGCTTCAAACATACTTCAGTTTGAGTCACTAGAGGAAGAATGTGCCCGATTCTTGGGTAGTCGTCTCAACGCCACAAATAGTCTGGAAACAGAAATGGTTGGTCAGCGGCTCTTTAATCGGCAGCTGAGTTCACAAGCTCATGACTATTCGGTTGGGAACTTTACCGATGTGACTTTCTCTCAGGAGTTCTTGGAGTTTTCCGAGGAGCAGGTAGATGACTTCATCTCAGAGAATCTATACATAGATTTGGAAGAGGAGGTGTACTATGCCGTCATGAGATGGGTTAAGCATGACTGGGAGAACCGCAACAGTTACCTCTCAACCTTGTTTACGAAAGTCTTTTTTGAACTGATGGACAACAACTTCTTGCTGGAAATTGCAG CACAAGAGGCCTTACTGCATGTACGAGAAGCGGAAGATTGCTTAAAGATCGTTAAGAAAGCACTTTCATTTCACAAGGCACACGCTGACTCAATGTTTCTACCAAACAGCCAATCCCACCTGTCCGCTAAAGTTCACACAATGAGGAATTTTTCAGAAGTCATGATTCTCATCGGAGAGTTCCGAAATCAAGCTGAGGGTCTGAATCCAAAATCCAGCAATCTTCTTCTGTACAACCCTAAGAGTTGTAAATGGGAGGAGTTACCCCAGTCCCCTTTTGACGGTAGTTGGGAATTCTCCACATCAGCCACAAACATCAATAATGATGTTTTGGTATTGACCAGTCGCCATCGAGCGTGGCTGTACATAACTTGCGAGAAGAAGTGGTCATTGTTGACCAATCGAATGGAACACCGTAACGGTGAATGTCTGGTGACTCATGAGAACCAGGCTTTTGTCCTTGGTGGTATGACGCCGGTTGCAGGTACCGTTATGACCAGCGTTCAGTATTTTCAAGCAGTCACTAAGCAGTGGTTAGATGTTTCACCTATGATCAGCGGTCTAACTCGCACCTCTGCGGTAGACTGTCTGGATAAGATCTATATTATAGGAAGCACCGGATCGCGTTTGATCTCCGAGATGTTCTGTTACTCCTTTCACTCCGATGAATGGGTCAAATGTTTGCCGCTGTCGCAGCGATTAATCAACCCAAAGATGGTTGCTGTTAAGGGTTGCTTGTATGTCCTGGGTCATCTGGATGACTTCACCATGGCTATGCTCAAATATGATGTCATTGCCGCAACGTGGAGTAACACAGAGGCTCCATTAGTGGCAAGGAAGGGTGCCTCGGTCAGCGtttgcaacaacaaaatctaCCTCTTTGGCGGCAAGGTGGAGAGTAACGATTACCAACAGGCATACGAGTTTACGATCGAGTGTTACAACCCGGAAACTGAAATTTGGAGTATCCATGATACATCGCCTTGGTTACTGAATGGAGAGCAGACGGTCACCGTATTAAACCCTTCGTTCCCGCCTGCGTTACATTTTGGCCCCAAGAAACACTGA